The following proteins are co-located in the Flectobacillus major DSM 103 genome:
- a CDS encoding glutamine synthetase beta-grasp domain-containing protein, with protein MAKAKLEYIWLDGYKPTQSLRSKTKIENNFSGKLEDCDMWSFDGSSTEQAPGGSSDCLLKPVFICVDPARRDAYLVMCEVLNADGTPHESNGRATIEDDDNDFWFGFEQEYFLWNLETDKPLGFPANGYPAPQGPYYCSVGAKNAYGRDIVEEHLDICLDAGLNVEGINAEVAAGQWEFQIFSKGAKEAGDQIWIARYLLERLGEKYNVAINWHCKPLGATDWNGSGMHANFSNTALRTAGKKETYDIICEAFRPYVAEHIAVYGADNHLRLTGKHETQSIDQFSYGVSDRGASIRIPIAAVEKGWKGWLEDRRPNSAADPYKVAARIIKTVKTAKI; from the coding sequence ATGGCAAAAGCTAAACTTGAGTATATTTGGCTGGATGGCTACAAACCAACACAGAGCCTCCGTAGCAAAACTAAAATCGAAAACAATTTTAGTGGTAAATTAGAAGATTGCGACATGTGGTCTTTCGATGGTTCTTCAACAGAACAAGCTCCAGGTGGTTCATCTGACTGTTTATTGAAACCAGTTTTCATTTGTGTTGACCCTGCTCGAAGAGATGCTTATTTGGTAATGTGCGAAGTGTTGAATGCTGATGGTACTCCACATGAGTCTAACGGTCGTGCTACTATCGAAGATGATGATAACGATTTCTGGTTCGGTTTTGAACAAGAATATTTCCTTTGGAATCTTGAAACAGACAAACCTCTTGGCTTCCCAGCTAACGGTTACCCTGCTCCTCAAGGCCCTTACTATTGCTCAGTTGGTGCTAAAAATGCTTATGGCAGAGATATCGTTGAAGAACACCTAGACATCTGTCTTGATGCTGGCTTGAACGTTGAAGGTATCAATGCTGAAGTTGCTGCTGGTCAGTGGGAATTCCAAATTTTCTCTAAAGGTGCAAAAGAAGCTGGTGACCAAATCTGGATTGCTCGCTATTTGTTGGAAAGACTTGGTGAAAAATATAACGTTGCTATCAACTGGCACTGTAAACCACTCGGAGCTACTGACTGGAACGGTTCTGGTATGCACGCTAACTTCTCTAACACAGCTCTTCGTACAGCTGGTAAGAAAGAAACTTACGACATCATTTGCGAAGCTTTCCGCCCCTACGTTGCTGAACACATTGCTGTATATGGTGCTGATAACCACTTGAGATTGACTGGTAAACACGAAACTCAGTCTATCGACCAATTCTCTTATGGTGTTTCTGACCGTGGTGCTTCTATCCGTATCCCAATCGCAGCTGTTGAAAAAGGCTGGAAAGGTTGGTTGGAAGACCGTCGTCCAAACTCAGCTGCTGACCCATACAAAGTTGCTGCTCGTATTATCAAAACTGTTAAAACTGCTAAAATCTAG
- the mtaB gene encoding tRNA (N(6)-L-threonylcarbamoyladenosine(37)-C(2))-methylthiotransferase MtaB yields the protein MQNIENHTDKKKVAFYTLGCKLNYSETSTISRMFENKGYQKVEFNQKPDIFIINTCSVTENADKKCKKIVKEANKINPDGYVTIIGCYAQLKPQEIADIEGVDAVLGAAEKFQLIDLLDGFVKEPTRQKAKVYNQNIEEAIEYHTSYSLNDRTRTFLKVQDGCDYPCSYCTIPLARGGSRSDTVANVVKAAEEIAQSGVKEIVLTGVNIGDFGLRNGKREETFLDLVQALDEVEGISRFRISSIEPNLLTDEIIAFVAQSKRFVPHFHIPLQSGSSKVLALMKRRYKKELYIDRVNKIKSLMPDCCIGVDVIVGHPGETDEEFLETYNFINELPVSYLHVFTYSERENTHATTIKPVVPQSKRAERSKMLHILSDKKRRFFYEEQLGKTFEVLFEEDIEDGQMQGFTENYVRVTAKYDPLLINETKKVALVAINEKMLVEVEEAEVYETH from the coding sequence ATGCAAAATATTGAAAATCATACCGATAAAAAGAAAGTAGCCTTTTATACATTAGGCTGTAAATTAAACTATTCCGAGACCTCCACTATCTCGCGAATGTTTGAAAACAAGGGTTATCAAAAGGTAGAATTTAACCAAAAGCCCGACATATTTATTATCAATACGTGTTCGGTAACCGAAAATGCCGATAAGAAATGTAAGAAAATTGTAAAGGAAGCCAACAAAATTAACCCTGACGGTTATGTTACTATTATTGGTTGTTATGCTCAGCTAAAACCTCAGGAAATTGCTGATATAGAAGGGGTTGATGCAGTTTTGGGTGCAGCCGAAAAGTTTCAGCTTATAGACCTCCTCGACGGCTTTGTTAAAGAACCAACACGACAAAAAGCAAAAGTATATAACCAAAATATTGAGGAAGCGATTGAGTACCATACCTCCTATTCACTAAACGACCGCACTCGTACTTTTCTGAAAGTACAAGATGGCTGTGACTACCCATGTTCATACTGTACTATTCCACTGGCACGAGGAGGCAGTCGCTCCGACACCGTTGCCAATGTGGTAAAAGCAGCCGAAGAAATAGCACAAAGTGGGGTTAAAGAAATTGTATTGACAGGTGTAAATATTGGTGACTTTGGCCTAAGAAATGGCAAACGAGAAGAGACATTCTTAGATTTGGTGCAGGCCTTGGACGAAGTAGAAGGTATTAGTCGTTTCAGAATCTCGTCGATAGAACCCAACTTGTTAACCGATGAAATTATAGCATTTGTAGCTCAATCAAAAAGATTTGTACCACATTTTCATATTCCTTTACAATCAGGCTCAAGCAAAGTTTTGGCTTTGATGAAAAGACGCTACAAAAAAGAATTATATATTGACCGTGTCAACAAAATCAAATCATTGATGCCAGATTGTTGTATTGGTGTTGATGTAATTGTAGGCCATCCAGGCGAAACAGACGAAGAGTTTCTGGAAACTTATAACTTCATTAACGAGCTACCTGTCAGCTATTTACATGTATTTACCTATTCGGAAAGAGAAAATACCCACGCTACAACGATCAAGCCTGTAGTACCACAAAGTAAAAGAGCCGAACGCTCAAAAATGCTACATATTCTTTCAGACAAAAAACGTCGTTTTTTCTATGAAGAACAATTAGGCAAAACATTTGAAGTATTGTTTGAAGAAGATATAGAAGATGGACAAATGCAGGGCTTTACCGAAAATTATGTACGAGTAACAGCCAAATATGACCCACTGCTTATTAACGAAACCAAGAAAGTGGCCTTAGTAGCCATCAATGAAAAAATGTTGGTAGAAGTAGAAGAAGCAGAAGTATATGAAACACATTAA
- a CDS encoding LTA synthase family protein, which translates to MLSKLSFLLKYYCFWWAFFVFSKILFLTYHTTKTLELSLATILQTFVVGSKLDWSFAGYVSLLPFLVYSFSVFPKIQNKLYVFIQSYTIIVLVLCSLLVVIDMELYRTWGFRIDATPLMYLSNPQEMMASAGASPVFLLVGILAILSGLGIFIYLKYLSLHTQKVNTPFYFLPIGLFFTAVLIIPIRGGLQLAPINQSAVYFSNQVFANHAAINPLWNFADSWVNKTAIKQNPYNYIENERAENLVDSLFSNPNAHTELVIDTNVAKPNVLIITWESLTAKVFSKTGGLPNILPELEHIADEGLLFTRCYASGDRSDKGLVAILSGYPAQTTASIMTMPKKTAKLPILSQDFKKQGYYTAWYYGGEPEFANIKSYMLEGQFDQLITKESFDAKDMNSKWGAHDHVVFKRILKDLQHQTQPFFINYFTLSSHEPFEVPMKTAFEGEGEKSLFLNAHHYTDKSLGEFIKKAKEQSWWKNTLVIIVADHGHRLPESTDKAENFHIPMVWTGGLLKSKGKVINTVCSQNDLIATLLAQLKLNHTAYRWSKNILSTPYKPFAYFAFNNGFGFVQQNNNYTFDNEGKQLIQSTGKVNSQDLVTGKAYLQQSFQDFLDK; encoded by the coding sequence GTGTTATCAAAATTAAGCTTCCTCCTCAAATACTATTGCTTTTGGTGGGCATTTTTTGTCTTTTCCAAAATCCTTTTTCTTACCTATCATACCACCAAAACGCTGGAATTGTCTTTGGCAACGATTTTACAAACTTTTGTCGTTGGCTCAAAACTAGACTGGTCTTTTGCAGGCTATGTTTCACTTTTGCCTTTTTTAGTATATAGTTTTTCTGTTTTTCCCAAAATACAAAACAAGCTATATGTCTTTATTCAATCCTATACTATTATTGTGCTAGTACTATGCAGCCTGCTAGTAGTCATCGATATGGAACTTTACCGTACATGGGGCTTTAGGATTGACGCTACGCCACTGATGTACTTGTCTAATCCCCAAGAAATGATGGCTTCGGCTGGAGCTTCGCCCGTTTTTTTGTTGGTCGGAATCTTAGCAATATTATCGGGCTTAGGGATTTTCATATACCTCAAATACCTTTCGTTGCACACACAAAAAGTAAATACCCCTTTTTATTTTTTGCCAATTGGCTTATTTTTTACTGCCGTACTCATTATCCCAATTCGTGGAGGGCTACAGCTTGCCCCGATCAATCAAAGTGCTGTATATTTTTCTAATCAGGTATTTGCCAACCACGCAGCAATTAATCCCCTTTGGAATTTTGCCGACTCTTGGGTCAATAAAACTGCTATTAAGCAAAATCCTTATAATTATATCGAAAATGAAAGGGCTGAGAATCTCGTAGATTCTTTATTCTCGAATCCAAATGCACATACCGAATTGGTAATTGATACAAATGTGGCCAAACCGAATGTTTTAATTATTACTTGGGAAAGTTTAACAGCAAAAGTTTTCTCCAAAACAGGTGGCCTACCCAATATTTTACCCGAATTAGAACATATTGCCGATGAAGGGCTTTTATTTACTCGATGTTATGCCAGTGGCGACCGTTCAGACAAAGGGTTGGTGGCCATTTTGAGTGGATACCCCGCACAAACTACTGCCAGTATTATGACAATGCCCAAGAAAACTGCCAAATTACCTATTCTAAGCCAAGATTTTAAGAAACAAGGCTATTATACGGCTTGGTATTATGGCGGTGAACCCGAGTTTGCCAACATCAAATCTTATATGCTTGAAGGACAATTTGACCAACTTATTACCAAAGAAAGCTTTGACGCTAAAGATATGAATTCAAAATGGGGAGCACATGACCATGTTGTTTTCAAGAGAATTCTCAAGGACTTACAACATCAGACACAGCCATTTTTCATCAATTATTTTACCTTGAGTAGTCACGAACCCTTTGAAGTACCCATGAAAACGGCTTTTGAAGGCGAAGGCGAAAAAAGTTTATTTCTCAATGCTCATCATTATACCGACAAAAGTTTAGGCGAATTTATTAAAAAAGCCAAGGAACAATCTTGGTGGAAAAATACGTTAGTCATCATAGTGGCCGACCACGGTCATAGATTGCCCGAGAGTACCGACAAAGCTGAAAACTTCCATATTCCGATGGTTTGGACAGGTGGATTACTCAAAAGCAAAGGTAAGGTTATCAACACAGTATGCTCTCAGAATGACCTGATTGCCACGCTTTTGGCACAACTCAAGCTTAATCACACGGCTTATCGCTGGTCGAAAAATATACTGAGTACCCCCTACAAACCATTTGCGTATTTTGCCTTTAACAATGGCTTTGGGTTTGTCCAACAAAACAACAATTATACCTTCGACAACGAAGGCAAACAACTTATTCAATCAACAGGAAAAGTTAATTCACAAGATTTAGTTACAGGAAAAGCGTATCTCCAACAATCATTCCAAGATTTTTTGGATAAATAG
- a CDS encoding 3'-5' exonuclease has translation MNFTAIDFETANNYRSSACALGAVRVENGVIVEKKEWLIRPTPFEVGYYQFRVHGLSAELLEEQPTFDVVWHEIKPMLDNTTLVAHNGKFDFSVLQTVMSHYEIPKIPFSTLCSLELSRKVWVGEPGYGLNTLATNKLNHQFNHHNAMEDAEVSALLLLRLAEDLGANTIEELVENFTSNRSNQSKRHKRR, from the coding sequence ATGAATTTTACTGCGATTGATTTTGAAACTGCCAATAATTATAGGAGTAGTGCATGTGCATTGGGGGCTGTCAGGGTCGAGAATGGTGTAATTGTTGAAAAAAAAGAATGGTTAATTCGACCGACTCCATTTGAAGTTGGATATTATCAGTTTAGGGTACATGGCCTTTCAGCCGAATTATTAGAAGAACAACCCACCTTTGATGTTGTGTGGCACGAAATCAAACCGATGCTTGATAACACCACTCTAGTAGCCCACAATGGTAAATTTGATTTCAGTGTTTTACAAACTGTAATGAGCCATTACGAAATTCCCAAAATCCCTTTTTCTACCTTATGTTCTTTGGAGTTATCTCGTAAAGTTTGGGTGGGTGAGCCTGGGTATGGCCTCAATACATTGGCAACAAACAAGCTAAATCATCAGTTTAATCACCATAATGCTATGGAAGACGCAGAAGTGAGTGCTTTACTTTTGCTCAGATTAGCCGAAGATTTAGGGGCAAATACCATAGAAGAATTGGTAGAAAACTTTACATCGAATCGTTCAAATCAATCGAAAAGACATAAAAGAAGATAG
- a CDS encoding carbohydrate binding family 9 domain-containing protein codes for MRKILLLLLFSTTTLQAQDANVFKPDSIKRVIEAIEINTTLKIDGSLNDSEWQKTKPSPKFVQIEPFQGNTPNHHTDVRVLYNKQFLYLGIFAKDSLGRKAIRATDFKRDFNAMQHDLVTLSFDGFNDQRNAMAFATNPYGVQRDLLSFDDLYYDVDWDGLWKVRTTRIDSGWVAEIAIPWQTLRYPKTSDSLQNWGFNVFRNRRLSNETSAFAPVPRSFTSLRMDYAGVLKNLQPPPPKPNVRIQPFILTSFDRYKGFDNNKPNETSLKLGGELKWAINPNAVLDITANTDFAQADADRQVNNVTRFSVFFPERRQFFLENASLFGIGVSRNPDESGGNMRIQPFFSRRIGLDDTGNPIPIDLGGRFVYRSSKRNFGAILMRQRGIEDSPATNFFVGRFSENIGKQNRIGGLVTVKSRPESANVVSSIDGFFRLGESHSLSTMVSHSSTSNTNKQGISAYAQYFFVNNQFKIWWTQSIVTKDYDPELGFVSRNDVVGTTPGIFWWYRGKYLPFKKWLRAWEPSIFPEFYHQVSTGKLIEKTWTIYPIWLNFQNGAYFGYSATPTFQELTEPFEPLGITIRTGQYNYFRHQIYASTDPSRVLNLQTIYNWGSYFNGKLYSGDWTLQFAPMPHFSLTARFNRNHFVEVGENNTTSTVDLYALEGRFALNPRVQLIGFYQRNSENESQNYNIRLSWEYQPLSYIYVVLNHRDFQDIQLKNMAENHVIAKVSYLKQF; via the coding sequence ATGAGAAAAATTTTACTACTATTGCTTTTTAGTACAACTACTTTACAGGCTCAGGATGCCAACGTATTCAAGCCCGACTCTATCAAAAGAGTCATAGAAGCTATTGAAATTAATACTACCCTTAAAATTGATGGCTCACTCAATGATTCAGAATGGCAGAAAACCAAGCCTTCACCTAAATTTGTACAAATCGAGCCTTTTCAGGGTAACACCCCCAATCATCATACCGATGTAAGGGTTTTATACAACAAGCAGTTTTTGTACTTAGGCATTTTTGCAAAAGATTCTCTTGGCAGAAAAGCTATTCGTGCTACCGATTTCAAACGGGATTTCAACGCCATGCAACACGATTTGGTTACGCTGTCGTTTGATGGCTTCAACGACCAACGCAATGCCATGGCTTTTGCTACCAATCCTTATGGTGTTCAACGCGACTTACTTTCGTTTGATGATTTGTATTATGACGTTGATTGGGATGGCCTATGGAAAGTACGAACAACCCGCATAGATTCGGGCTGGGTTGCCGAAATAGCTATTCCTTGGCAAACTTTGCGTTACCCTAAAACCTCCGACTCGCTACAAAATTGGGGGTTTAATGTTTTTAGAAATAGGCGCTTATCAAACGAAACATCGGCTTTTGCTCCAGTGCCTCGTTCTTTTACTTCGCTACGAATGGATTATGCAGGAGTCCTCAAAAACCTACAACCACCACCACCCAAGCCTAATGTTAGAATCCAACCTTTTATTCTAACGTCGTTTGATCGCTACAAAGGGTTTGATAATAACAAGCCTAACGAAACGAGCCTTAAATTGGGGGGTGAACTCAAGTGGGCTATCAATCCGAATGCGGTATTGGACATTACAGCCAATACCGACTTTGCCCAAGCCGATGCCGACCGTCAGGTAAATAATGTGACTCGATTTTCTGTATTTTTTCCAGAAAGAAGACAGTTTTTTCTAGAAAATGCTTCATTATTTGGCATTGGTGTAAGCCGAAATCCTGATGAATCTGGTGGAAATATGCGGATACAGCCATTTTTTAGCCGAAGAATTGGCCTCGACGATACAGGTAATCCTATTCCAATAGATTTGGGAGGGCGCTTCGTATATCGTTCTTCTAAACGTAACTTCGGTGCAATTTTAATGCGACAAAGAGGCATTGAAGATTCGCCAGCAACTAATTTTTTTGTAGGAAGGTTTTCAGAAAATATCGGGAAACAAAATAGAATTGGGGGGCTAGTTACAGTAAAAAGTCGTCCAGAAAGTGCCAATGTGGTAAGTTCAATCGATGGGTTCTTCCGTTTGGGCGAGTCGCATTCACTCAGTACTATGGTTTCTCATAGTAGTACAAGCAATACCAATAAGCAAGGTATTTCGGCCTATGCACAGTATTTCTTTGTCAATAATCAATTTAAAATCTGGTGGACTCAGTCGATTGTTACGAAAGACTACGACCCTGAATTGGGCTTTGTGTCTCGCAACGACGTTGTAGGTACAACACCCGGTATATTTTGGTGGTATCGTGGCAAATATTTACCTTTCAAAAAATGGCTACGAGCCTGGGAACCAAGTATTTTCCCCGAGTTTTATCATCAAGTATCTACAGGAAAGCTTATTGAAAAAACTTGGACGATTTACCCCATTTGGCTTAATTTTCAGAATGGTGCTTATTTTGGCTATAGTGCTACTCCTACTTTTCAGGAACTCACCGAACCATTTGAGCCACTGGGTATCACAATTCGGACAGGACAATATAATTATTTTCGTCATCAGATTTATGCAAGTACCGACCCCTCAAGGGTTTTAAACTTACAGACTATCTATAACTGGGGAAGTTATTTCAATGGAAAGTTGTACTCGGGCGACTGGACGCTACAATTTGCTCCAATGCCTCATTTTTCATTGACGGCTCGTTTCAATCGTAATCATTTTGTAGAAGTTGGCGAAAACAATACCACCTCGACTGTTGATCTATATGCTTTGGAAGGAAGGTTTGCCCTTAACCCGAGGGTACAATTGATAGGTTTTTATCAGCGTAATTCTGAAAATGAATCTCAAAATTACAATATTCGACTTTCTTGGGAATATCAACCTTTATCATACATCTATGTGGTACTCAATCATCGAGACTTTCAGGATATTCAACTAAAAAATATGGCTGAAAATCATGTAATTGCCAAAGTAAGTTATCTGAAGCAGTTTTAA